In Heterodontus francisci isolate sHetFra1 unplaced genomic scaffold, sHetFra1.hap1 HAP1_SCAFFOLD_1602, whole genome shotgun sequence, one genomic interval encodes:
- the kansl2 gene encoding LOW QUALITY PROTEIN: KAT8 regulatory NSL complex subunit 2 (The sequence of the model RefSeq protein was modified relative to this genomic sequence to represent the inferred CDS: deleted 1 base in 1 codon) produces the protein GSLLSGPEAASSRERVDLRKLKALRRYRKRYGVEALLHRQLKERRVLATEGTAQQAHSASVRAAQRCTVVTEGVRCCAPSLPMSRQCLSHICQDPNQVLFKTCPGVKEVPCTKPVVLSLSEDPCCPLHLQVPPQMYRPERAFSASEQLDSGPMDMYLSAADLQPSEILPLEFSDDCLDVVGDSLQCPPSPLLDSSLGPGGRSTDVPEPRRVKMGGERPRRDGSEPATRHHPTMSGAPRPSEAGRLNAKATGSAGQGASETDPHPRGTRDQNGTGEAS, from the exons GGGGAAGCCTACTCAGCGGGCCAGAGGCTGCCTCGTCCAGAGAGCGGGTCGACCTGCGGAAGCTGAAGGCACTGAGGCGTTACCGGAAGCGGTACGGGGTGGAGGCCCTCCTGCACCGCCAGTTGAAGGAGCGGCGTGTGCTGGCTACCGAAGGAACTGCGCAGCAG GCACACTCGGCCTCTGTACGTGCGGCCCAGAGATGCACAGTGGTCACCGAAGGTGTTCGTTGCTGTGCTCCGTCCCTCCCGATGAGTCGACAGTGCCTTTCCC ATATCTGCCAGGACCCAAATCAGGTGCTGTTCAAAACGTGCCCGGGCGTGAAAGAGGTGCCTTGCACCAAGCCGGTGGTGTTGAGCCTCTCCGAGGACCCCTGTTGCCCCCTCCACCTCCAGGTGCCCCCGCAGATGTACAGGCCGGAGAGGGCCTTCTCCGCCTCGGAGCAGCTGGACAGCGGACCCATGGACATGTACCTGAGTGCTGCTGACCTGCAGCCCTCCGAAATCCTGCCCCTGGAGTTCAGCGAC GACTGCCTGGATGTCGTGGGAGACAGCCTGCAGTGC CCCCCCTCGCCGCTTCTTGACTCCTCCCTGGGCCCCGGGGGCCGGTCGACGGACGTACCGGAGCCGAGGCGTGTAAAAATGGGCGGGGAGCGGCCCCGTCGCGATGGCTCAGAGCCGGCCACTCGTCACCACCCCACCATGTCCGGTGCTCCGAGGCCCTCCGAGGCGGGGCGGTTAAACGCAAAGGCAACGGGATCCGCCGGGCAG GGCGCGTCGGAGACGGACCCCCACCCTCGAGGGACGAGGGACCAGAACGGCACCGGGGAAGCGAGCTGA